From Xyrauchen texanus isolate HMW12.3.18 chromosome 15, RBS_HiC_50CHRs, whole genome shotgun sequence:
TACAGCTAAGCTGTTGCAAATGTTGGAGCTGCCAACCATTACACTTACTTCAAAAGGCATGTGAAGTTAATATTTAGACACATGTCAGATCTCAGACTTTGCGTAGTGCAGAAATTGTGAACCAGTAAGATAAACCTTTTGGTTGTGATCCTTCATAAAACAAGCTTTATTAAGATGTGAAGTCATGGTTGAAGCACTTCCACTTGATTCAAACCACAGTCTTCATGTCTCTGCCTTTTgtccaaaaaaatataaatacatacatatataaaaattaacCACAATTTACTTGTGTTACTTGCTGTGTTGATCTTTGGTTGGTTCCATAAATAAAAAAGGCTAATATTATGTGATAAGACActtgtacatactgtacaaaaatgTTGATGATTCATTTTGGTATGATTGTTGACTTTTTTAGTTACAATAAAAATGCAGCGTATGTGTGGGAAGTTGCATGACTTTAATGAAATACACATCCATTCAGCTTCACAATACAACTTACCACTGCAACTTTAAAATACAGTTGGACCATGCCAAGTATTGCATAACAGCAAGAAGTCCTCCAGAAAATCTGTCATGCTCAAACCTGATTTTAGAAGGAGATCAGATTACTGTTGTGCTTTCTGCCTTCACCCATTAATTAATTGTCATAGGCGCTGTTTTAAAAATTATTCATGTAAATTATTTTCCTTTGTGGCTATTATTTTCCTTGCATAATGTTTCCACTATAATATGTATTTGCTAAAACTTCCTGTGACTGTTGAATGCTGGGACTATGCCTAAAAATCACACTAGATAATATTAGCTCgacaattataaatattattaaccACTGTCTCAGGGGAAACCTTTACCATGTTACTGAGGTGAAGGCTTGCTTTCACAACATGCACATGTAAGAGGCCTGTGAGTTGTGGACATTTCTAGAACATGGACCCTACAAGTCAAAAACTCCTATGATGATTGCCATGATATACACCAGAGGTTGGTGTCGTGTAAGTAAAACTCCAGCCTACACTTCAAGTGATTAATTTGCATTTGgcaatacatttgaaatgaacattagTCTACTATTAGCCTCTATTTGATCTTTTTCAAATTTTAGATTATAATCATTTTATATGCTTTGTCAGACAATATAGGGCGATAGGCTACTTTAATGTAATGATgtactaaaatataaattaaaaaggtAAACGGTTGTTTTAGGCTAAATCTAAATAAGAGAAGTGTCTTACATCATAccagtcaatgttcatttaaattacattatattttaagaaTCATATGtaaattttaattatgctgtgTTTAGTTTATATTTAAGAGGTTAGGAACGGGAATTAACAATTACTTATTAAAAGGCTGCATGTGTTTCATATGCTCAGTATCCATGTGACATCACTCAGCTCCACCAGCACAAACAAAAGGAGGATGCTGAGCTGGATGCGGGAGCACCTTAAAATGCTGTTCTTTTGCTTTATTATGAGGCCGAAATAACACCCAACCATGTAATGAAGTGGCGCAGGATTTGTTGGAGGAAGCGGGATGAGAGAGAGAATGTACTGGGTCGCTGGATTCGCCGCCTCCCGGTCGTTCGTGGTTGATCTCGGCCGGAATCAGAGCCCGTCCCTCGGGTTGTGTGGCTCTGATGAGCGTCAGTTATTCTATGGGTACATAGTAGCCGTCCCTCTGCAGGATTTTGGTGTGATCATGTCGGGACTGGTGTCGGACTCCTGGTGGAGGAAGACTCTTTACATCACCGGCGGTGCCCTTCTAGCTGCGGCTGCCTATCTGCTACACGAACTCCTCTCCATCAGGTTAGTGTTATGGTCTGTTGTTATGGTTATATCTAAAATGGTCCAGTATTGTTTCTAATACCTTATTATACatgcagacatttttatttgaactaCCTAGGTGGGCACCCTGCGGCCAGTGCCACTGTTGCGGGAGTTTCTCCATGTTTTCTCTCGCCTGCGCTGGACCGGATCGAGTCCCGTTTTCTAAATCATATGCACAGGCGGTGTTTGACCGcacgtcaacttttaaaaacgcccTGTCATCGATACTCAATTCGGAATTTCCCATGTTTACATTAGCACTAAACAATAGCATCATGGTCAGTTCCTTCTGGATTCATGCGTTACTACCCTGAGGAGGTAAATGAATGCTGCATATGATCGTGACTGTTTGGTTTACGATGGAACGTGATGCCCTTGAGTTGTATTGTACGAACGACCTTTCTTGGTCTGTAACGTGAGATATACAGGCCATTAGCCTTCATAATGAAATCAAGGTGACTGAATTGCTATTGGAAGCgttaaattatttagattttagtGGTTGTACCGAGCTGTTTGctaatatgataaaagacactgAGGAATTTTCAGCACCACAAATGAGTGGACAGCATCATGCTTGGCTGCCTAGCTCTGCAGCGTTCACTTTATACTGATGCTTCTgtgatttgaattttgttttgacGTTCCAATATCTCGTTGTAATTGGCGAGGTTAGTTTCAATCGCCAGCTCTAATAGTTACTCTGGAGTCATATTATGTAATCATGACTGTTTGATCTCGATTTATTACATTTTCGCCCTGCCAGGATCCACCAAACGCTTAACAAGCAAactgttatttatttgtttgtttattcattcatttactcTCACTGAGCGCTTTAGTTGGACCACTTTGGTCTTAATGAAGTTCCAAcgtgttcttctgctgttgtagcccaaacgcctcaaggttcaacgtgctGTGCATTcggagatgttattctgctcactacaattgtacaaagtggttatctgagttaccgtagtctttctgttagctcaaaccagtctagccattttccgttgacctctctcatcaacaaggtgttttcgctcactggatgttttttgtttttggcatctttCTGAGTgtaaactagagactgttgtgagtgaaaatcccaggacatcagcagttaccgaaatactcaaaccagcccatctggcaccaacaatcatgccatggtccaaatcactgagatcaattttttccccattggttgatgtgaacattaactgaaggtcaTTGCCCgtattatgcattgcactgctgccacatgattggctgattagataatcgcatggataagTAGTTGTACAggcattcctaataaagtgctctgttgTTGGTTATATCTACGTATCTGTCATAAGAGAAGAAATTGTACTTGCTTCTAACATTTGAATTGGAGCAACCTTTTTATCAACGATGGCTAAATGtggatgcattccattgcacctCGAAATCTATGTTAATCATTTTGATCTCTGTGAATGGATTTCAGCAAATCTAAAGtaattctttttttctctcgcaCAAGAGACCCTGGTTAGAGACATTTTTTGCACAGTTATCAGTGGTAGTTTagtttgtattacatttattttagattATGTTTTTTTAGTAGAATATACTATGTCTTATAGTTTGTTGAGTTGTATGTGGGAATATGACACCTCTCGGGTTAGGGTTATGGAGAATCAGACTAGGTTGTTTTGTGAGACAGAGCTCAAGATATCTTGCATTGTAATTGCTCCATGCATTCAAGCTGTTTTAAAATAATACCCTGCCAATTTTCTCCCACTCACTCTCTGCTTTCATTACAAGGATGTTTTCCACTGTGCTATTAAAAATGGTTGTAAAAAGCACCAGATTAGGCTTCAGATTAGGGCTCTTTGGCTTGCAATAATAACAAAACCCTCGTTGGTGCTTCATAGCATTTGTTTTTGGCTAAATTATGTTCTTGTGGCTACAATTTGTGTTCCTGTGTAGCTTAACCAGTAGAGCATGGAGCTCACAATGCCTGTGTCCTGGGCTTGATTCCCAAGGTTTATGACCTCGTCCTATGGTCAAGGTGTAACATAAATGATGCACGTTAGCAGATTGAATGtacaaactttatttatttatttatttatcaccacTTAACATCTGGAAGCATAAGCCTAAAGGGACAGGCaatggccaaaataacaaaccaaaaaataaaaataaacaagacctaaaataacttaataaaataaaccaaacacaaaatacaaatgaCTTTCATCTCTCTGTGTCTATCAATAAGCAGGAGAAAAGAGTATAGCCTACAGCTGGATGACATTTTGCTCTGTTTAcactatttacaatatttacaggaAAGCAAATACTAAACATTGACTGacagaaaagaacaaaaaagtgAATAATGCAACAAAAATTAGAAAAATCACTTCACTAAGGAATTAGTGGCACATATGCTGATGAAATGCATACTTTAAATGCACTGCTTTGGATAACAGtttctgccaaataaataaatgtaagcatTTATGTTTCATTAAGGAACCTGTTGTTAAAATGCAGGTGTAATATGATTCTAAATTGAATTCTAAAGCAAATAAAACTTTTCTGAGCATTTTGGAACTTTGTATTGTGGCACTTCTCAGTGTTACTGTTTCCTTAAAATGAATGTGGTATCATTATTCCATTGGTACATTGtcttctaaatgaataaatgtaaatgtcttgatATACCATATGTCTGACTGTGACATTTAACCATATTTTCAACGATGGCTtactacatatgtgtttttattttccacCTGATTAATGTACATTagtaatttacagtatatggttGGTCTCTTCTTTACAGGAAGGAGCAACAGTTGGATTCTAAAGACGCCATCATCCTTCACCAGTTTTCCAGGCCAAAGAATGGGGTGCCAAGCCTGTCACCTTGCTGTCTGAAAATGGAGACATATCTGCGCATGGTTGATCTGCCCTATCAAGTGTGCATATGTTTAAAGAACAGTTTGGAAGCAGATATTTGAATTTGCACCATCTGGTGTTTAAATGTCAATGAAATTCATAAAAGCTCTTAGAATGTCTagtattattcatttattgaattcATGGTATTTTTACAAttatagaaatacatttaaatgctccAGAATAATtagtaaacatttaataaaacagtcagtacataatgaaaatatataacatgaaaatgaaatgtaTGATTGACATCTTTTCATCCTCAGTATAAATCTTCTTCTGCATTTGTTTCCTCCTCTTCAGAATTACTTTGATGGAAGCCTCTCTGCTCAAGGAAAGATGCCTTGGATTGAGTATAACTATGAGCAGGTGTGTGGAACTGAGTTTATTATTGACTTCCTGGAGGAGAAACTTGGTGTGAGCCTTAACAAGAGTCTGAACACTCAGGAGCAGGCGGTAGCGCGGGCCATAACCACAATGGTAGAAGAACATTTGTACTGGTGAGTCATGCGGCATCAGTTTTCAGAATGATTCATACTTACACTGCGGAGCCAGATGTTTAAATATGCTACTACTGTTTACTGAGTACTGAACAGTTCTTTTTAATAGGTTtacagctgaagtgtgtaatattttcattgttacatttttttttttttttactatcctatgtaaacatgtaaaaacacctataagccatttgtaggttgatttcccttaaaagtgtaaacactgtggctctgcgATGCTATTAAAGCGTTGCTCTGTTTGTTAGAGTCTGGCCAAACCAACGTTGCAACCCTTGGCATGAGCTCGGGTCTGGACAATCTGTTTTGAATTGGAAGACAAAGGGAATGTTTGGAAAATCTTGTTTGAACatgcaaattatttttgcaattctgtttggtgatattGGAGGTGACAAATTACGCACTTCATTTTTAATGGAGTTTCAATTAAGTTTTAAATCAAACAAGCAActaaatttacaaaaatgtacctgAAAAGTGTCAACTGTTTTTTAGGTTGATGAATGTTGCTCTTGATTTTTTATCTTCTTAAATGTTGGTTAAACATAATGTTTTCGATTCTGTTGTAAAGATTTATTTAAATGCCTGCCTGATGTGTTGTCTAGACATGGTTCTTCCTGGCCAATGCATTTTGATGGGGAAGTACAGAGCTAACATACAGTGATTGGTTCTACAGACCTCATTTTGTTAACAATCTTCATCATTGTTATAATACCTAATCAAAGTGGATGCCTCCCTTTAtgataaatatttcaaatgttttacgCAAAATCATTTTTGAAGATTTCAATTGCCGCTAACAATTATCCAGACACAGATCACATTCTGTTTGCATAATGAAATTGATGATATTGTACTAGTCCATATAGTAAAACATTGCAATAAAAATATGCATAATAAGATTGCAGCTGACAAGACTTGCAATGAAGGCAGTAGATTTATAAAACTGATGGGTCATATGCTACAacattatttgtacatatttgtaCATTCATTGTGTATTTTAGTGTAAGTAGTACATTGGAGAAGAAAAGGAATCTAATAGGGAAAGAGATAAAGCCTATCCGATTTGTGTAGTCTCATTCTTCCCTGCACATTCTGTCCTCACATTGTCTAACGACTTTCAGTGTACTACATATAAGCTTCCATATGGCTATTGATTGAATAATTTATGGGTTTACAAATCTGTGGTGAGGCCCTCCAGATTTGTGTCTACAAGAGTAGTGCTGTGTATGTCAGCTGAAAAGCTTGCTGAGCAGGAACATTTAGTAACCTAGAAATAAAGAGTAATAGGTGTCATGCTGGAGCACAGATATGAAATCTGGATTACTGGTTTGCCTTGATCAGGAATTGTTCTTCTAACCCTCTTGACCCATTAAAAACAAATCTAGCAATACAAGATTAAGACACAAATGCTGTGAGATATGTACAGTATCTATACTATATAGAGTACTGTTGCATTAAAGTCATGTATTACATGATATTTCTTTGTCATACTGAgtaataactgttttttttataatttcatagtGCTTAAAGTGTCTGAGAATAGCCTACTTTTTTAGTATGAGTTCACAATATGCGACACTAAACAGATAGTGAAAACATAGCAACATAACTAATGTAGCTATAATATAAATGTAGAATTCAGAACTAGCCATGCTTTGATGTATAAaccataataatacaaatttataaGGAAGCACTGCTAAACCGGTTTATGCTGTTAAAGTTAAAACTGGTTCTGACTGTCAATTATATTTGGTATGTTCATTGCCATGAAATTTTAGATGAGTGTGAACCCAGAGAGCAGCGCTTGAAGTAATTTTGGATGAACGCTTTTTATTAATTCATGTCTAGTGAGCAAAGAATTTAATTAGAATACAGCCTTAATTAATTTGATTCAGATAATCACAGAGTATTAATTTAAAGTTTAATCTCAAAGGCCAAACTGAGTTTTTTTCTGTTTGATACTAGAGTTGCTCTCAGTTACCAGCTCATTATTAATAACtaattataaatgataaattatGAATTATAAATAAGCACATATTATGACAAATCGCTTATGCTCATGATGAGTTATTTGTTGAAGTATTCATTATTTTGGGGGGAATAAAACAGCtgtaatatgcaaataaataaatatgtgttcACTTTAAAAAATACTCTATGATATCAACTTAATAAAAAAGTATGTttacaatattacaataaatatttttcataaaaagttttacttcctacatatatattttgtactatattttttattattagtattatattaCTAGTATTTAtgcatgattatatatatatatatatctcaagctACTAGCAAATAAGCATAAGTTATATAAAAACGAAACAAAATACAGATATGGTtaactatgtatttatttatttcacagaGCAGGTGTAGTATGCATTTAtaataaaccactaaaaacagggatttcaaaatatacatcaaaattaaacacaaatactgtatataaaatctaaataaaagtaAACACATACAGGCTTGCAGACAGTGATGCATCTTGCAAAACGCACAAACAATGAATAGTTTTCATATGTTGAAAGTCTTCctagtatttttgtattttaactgTTTCCTATGTATccttatataaataaacctttaCATTTTCATGAGGAAAgagattttttaaaaaaaaggatttaagggttagttcacctagaTATTAGCATTGTCATCATGAACTCACATTATATGTTGTTTCAGAGCTGTCTGATTATCTGTCTTCTGCTGAAGCAAAGGCATAATGTTTGGGACCgacagcctcggtcaccatttactttaactgtattggaaaatatatatatttaaggtatatatttaatatatactgAGGCAGTCAGTCCCTAGCATTCTGCCAAcacttccttttgtgttccaagtggtatgtttttttttttttttaaacaacatgagggtgaataaataaagaCAGATTTCCAAAAGTattatttagtataacagcactggacTGCTTCACCTTTGATTTTGTCTCATTTACTTGAAAATGAACTTCTTGTTGTATAACAGCGATATCACAGCAATCATGCTCTTGTACTAAATATCAGCTCACCTGTGGCTTTGTGCTTACGGTTTaatgctcgtgtgatattacttaattatAATGGACTTAATATGTCTTATTACACTCTATGATACTGTTCTGTTTTGTAGTGAATTGCACTGTACAATTTTCTGTGAAATAAAGTCTACAGACATTGTGTGGGgcatttattaaaatgtgtttttctctccaatttcTTAACATCTTatggcatttttattttcttgccacagtcgcatTTTGGCTTACATACTGAGGGCTCAAAGAAATTAAGGCATGAAAAAAGGGAATTGATGCAAGTACTCATAAGTAAAGGCTTGTCTCACTACCTTTAATTgactcattctgtctctctcCACAGGACTATTGCGTATTGTCAGTGGGTGGATAATGTTCATGTGACTCAGAGCATGCTTGATCTTCCCGGACCCCTCAGTGACCTGCTCAAATGGATTCTGTGTCATCTGACTTGTGGAATTGTAAAAAGAGAGATGTATTGTCATGGCATTGGCTGCTACACTAAAGAGGATGTTTACAGTCTCATGGAGAAAGACATGCGCACATTGGCCACACTGCTAGGTGAGTACGAAGAGTGAGTACACAGTTTTACTTTAACAGTAGCATGCTTTCTTGATATGATTATTATGCAAtcattgcatttttatattatttaattaattcatgTTGTGACAACTTAAAACTGGGATAGTTAAACTGagcttggttgttggcagataggatgttccaagcttcttggggCCATgatatctgttgcagggctccctgttcttctcttctaatcttttctatttgcaaaaataatgtttgggaGACGAAATCGAGTATAATATGAGTTAAAAGGAATACATTTGAGGTTTGTTGTTGATAATCGTACTTGAACTTTATCAGTGGGAAAGAAAAGGTGCCTGAGACAAGGAAACACTAACTTAATGTTCAGGTTTCTGCTGTTTACATTAAAATGCCTGTGTCAAACTGAAACGTAAGCTGAAATTAGTGTCTTTCAACATAAGCATATAGCAGCACATGTAGCAGGCAGGTAGTATGTACTTTGTAGTGGTACTTTGCATTATGTTTTCATCTTGGTTTAGAAGAGTCAGACATTGTTGTTGCGGATGGCAAGAATGTTGCCACGATTAAGCTCAAGTAAGCTGTTTTATGCTCAAATGTActgaataaatagaaataaaacgtTTGATTTTATCATGAAGTGGTATTTTCAACATGTTCTTTTGAGGCCAGATGCCTTAATGTGATTTAATATGAATGTGACtaaatttaaaaacaatgttttaaaggtGATCTTGTCCTTTGTTATTCTTTGGAGAATGCTGttcattgtttaatttgtttactGAGCAAGCCGGTGAAACATATGTTCTGATCCATGCTGTGAACTTTAGTTTTTCATTTAATCCATCTGATAAGAGAATACTCTACaggctttaaatgtttttcttgttgTGACTGTTTTAAGGGAATGTGTCCCTgaaattaatgatttttttatttgtcctatTTTATTACTGggggttaattttattttttgtattgccAGGGGATAAGAAGTACATCATGGGTCCTAAGCTGTCCAGTGTGGATGCCACAGTGTTCGGTCACCTTGCACAAGCCATGTGGACACTGCCTGGCACACGGCCCGAGCAGCTCATTAAAGGTGAGCAAGACCTGAAAGAAACATAACACTCTGCATCAGTCATTGATGTTGTTGTCTGGCTGATTAAAAATTTAGTGGAAATAGTTGTGAATCAGGTGCTTTCAAAAGATCACCACAAATATACCATAACATTTGTCATTGAGaaaatgtgctatattccaagtcggAAGCAATAAAATAGCATTacatgaggaacagactgaaactaAGTAATTCTTTTCTGAAAATCTTCTGAATTTCTGAAAAATGATATACACTTCATAAATATAATTTGAGTTCATGTATATTCAAATATGCTGCATGAAGATGCAACGTACCAGGGTTGACACCAAATGGCATTGGTTTTCACATGTCTCGAAACCATGTGACATGCTTGAATATGCAGAAGTGAGAGCTATAGCAGACTTCAGTCTGTACCTGACAGCCAGCTATTgtctggcttcagaagacttataatGTAGTGCACAATGcctattgactacttttatggtgcttttatggtacTCTACCACACCAGTCcacattctctttcattgtatagaaaagaacAGCGtaaacatccccttttgtgttctgtgggagaaataaaatcatacacgcttggaatgacatgagggtgaataaaagaTGACAATGTTAATTGTTtgatgaattattcctttaaaatgttgttCTCATGCAAGTCAGTTTGTCAAATGTTTTTCAGTTTATCCACTAGATGGCATTAGAGACCTTTATGTATgcttatgtacagtatgttattGTTCAGTCATACAAGCAGACAATGTTAAAGCATCTCACCAACATAAATGTGAGTTgttatttattacataatttccaTTTACTCTGAGCTAAAATATATTTGCCATCCAGTTAACAAGATTTGACAGGTTAaagatcttaaaggaatattccagaataTTCAATATAACAAGTTCAGCTCAAACAACAGCTTttatggcacaatgttgattaccacaaaaaaaataaatttgactcatcccattttcattttctttttaaaaatatctgagatacagtgaggcacttacaatgaaagtaaatgggcacttctgtaaacattaaaatactcactgttttgaaagtatagccacaaaaagtaaacaatatgtgtgttaacatgattttagtgtgaaaaaatgaTAACCTTTTTGATAACCTTTTATGTGTaatgttatatccaattttacttaATTTTCACGACGATGTAATGCCGTAAACACTAAAACTCTAAAACAATCGTAAAAGTAGCTATTTAAACAACTCCAAAGACCAAATAACAcatgcattttaacagaagaattaacgtaagtgcttttgtaaaattataagcttcacatttctgtctttaaactccacaaaaattggccccattcacttgaaATGACTCAaattgttaatcaacattataccacaaatgccgtcgactgagcttaacttgaattgaaccagaacaattattttaagggatagtttatccaaagGTGAAAATCGTGTCACCATTTACTGACCCTCGTGTTGTTtttaacctgtatgactttttcttcaaaattagatgttaggcagaacctATAGCCTCagtcccatttactttcattgtatggaaaaaagattaattgggcctcattcatgaaacacaagcagaatacATTTGTGTCAATCCTACGTAAAGCCGGTCTGAC
This genomic window contains:
- the LOC127656198 gene encoding failed axon connections homolog, whose product is MRERMYWVAGFAASRSFVVDLGRNQSPSLGLCGSDERQLFYGYIVAVPLQDFGVIMSGLVSDSWWRKTLYITGGALLAAAAYLLHELLSIRKEQQLDSKDAIILHQFSRPKNGVPSLSPCCLKMETYLRMVDLPYQNYFDGSLSAQGKMPWIEYNYEQVCGTEFIIDFLEEKLGVSLNKSLNTQEQAVARAITTMVEEHLYWTIAYCQWVDNVHVTQSMLDLPGPLSDLLKWILCHLTCGIVKREMYCHGIGCYTKEDVYSLMEKDMRTLATLLGDKKYIMGPKLSSVDATVFGHLAQAMWTLPGTRPEQLIKGELINLAMYCERIRRKFWPEWFEDLEDFCYDSDNDTTSGTPNCLMDLGLFSRTDTLEESDLSSLLHSNTHSQDTDHSARSLSDSDIEVDGSDLEQQFKS